In a genomic window of Polycladomyces subterraneus:
- a CDS encoding ABC transporter ATP-binding protein, which yields MEPVIVVEHLHKRYRNVHAVNDVSFSVNMGEIYGILGPNGAGKTTTIEMLEGLRKRDEGTIRILGLDPDTHPYELRERIGIQFQSTSVQERMKVKEALQLFSSFYRNRREIDPIVNALGLEPYLDTPFGQLSGGWKQRVTLALATIHDPAIVFLDEPSAGLDPHARRELWELILQLRKEGKTIVLTTHYMEEAERLCDRVAMFHKGRILAVDKPQRLVATWGKVRYLHVESFEADEQRLRMLPGVSEVKRDGHVYHVFARDLQSAALHLFRLADEEGWIIRSFRFETGSLEDLFISLVKEESA from the coding sequence ATGGAACCGGTCATTGTTGTGGAACATTTGCACAAACGCTACCGAAATGTCCATGCCGTCAACGATGTGAGCTTTTCGGTGAATATGGGCGAAATCTACGGAATCTTGGGACCAAACGGGGCGGGTAAAACGACGACGATTGAAATGTTGGAAGGATTGAGGAAGCGGGATGAGGGAACGATTCGTATTCTCGGGTTAGACCCGGATACGCATCCATACGAATTGCGGGAACGCATCGGAATCCAGTTCCAGTCCACGTCGGTACAGGAACGGATGAAAGTGAAAGAGGCCCTTCAATTGTTTTCTTCCTTCTACAGAAATAGGCGGGAAATCGACCCGATTGTCAACGCATTGGGCTTGGAACCGTACCTGGATACACCCTTCGGACAGCTGTCCGGCGGTTGGAAACAACGGGTCACGCTCGCGCTCGCCACAATTCATGATCCGGCAATTGTCTTTCTCGATGAACCCAGCGCCGGATTGGATCCGCACGCCCGGCGGGAATTGTGGGAACTCATTCTCCAGCTGCGCAAAGAAGGAAAAACGATTGTCCTTACCACCCATTACATGGAAGAAGCGGAACGCTTGTGCGACCGGGTGGCGATGTTTCACAAAGGACGGATCCTCGCTGTGGACAAGCCGCAAAGACTGGTGGCCACATGGGGCAAAGTCCGTTATCTGCATGTCGAATCGTTTGAGGCGGACGAACAGCGGCTGCGTATGCTGCCGGGAGTGTCCGAAGTGAAACGGGACGGACATGTGTATCACGTGTTTGCCCGGGATTTGCAATCGGCCGCATTGCATCTGTTCCGGTTAGCGGACGAGGAAGGATGGATCATTCGTTCTTTCCGCTTTGAAACGGGGAGTTTGGAGGATTTGTTCATTTCTCTGGTGAAGGAGGAATCCGCATGA
- a CDS encoding ABC transporter permease, whose amino-acid sequence MFGNKKMPGGWSYSDMYIPSWIAVNLLTTALFTIGTVLAAYREQGVLRRYQATPVHSWMVLGAYMLYGTLIFLISAVVIVVFGWSVYHLDAPKYPLSVITGLLLSILALLPFGLFLTSLAKNSRTATAISSLFLNLMLFLSGATFPLEMMPSILQKAAKILPLYYVVDLLRRTWNESSIWDCGRDVTVLIGIAAASIVLSIRFFRWGD is encoded by the coding sequence ATGTTCGGCAACAAAAAGATGCCGGGAGGATGGAGTTACAGTGACATGTACATCCCTTCCTGGATTGCGGTCAATTTGCTGACAACTGCGCTTTTCACCATCGGAACGGTGTTGGCGGCATACCGGGAGCAGGGAGTTCTACGTCGGTACCAGGCCACCCCTGTCCACTCCTGGATGGTATTGGGGGCCTATATGTTGTATGGTACCCTTATCTTTCTCATCAGTGCGGTCGTCATCGTGGTGTTCGGTTGGTCGGTGTACCATTTGGACGCACCCAAATACCCTTTGAGTGTCATCACCGGGTTGCTGTTGTCGATCTTGGCACTGCTCCCGTTCGGATTATTCCTCACTTCCCTGGCGAAAAACAGTCGGACAGCCACAGCGATCAGTTCCCTGTTTTTGAATTTGATGCTGTTTTTGTCGGGGGCCACGTTTCCTCTCGAGATGATGCCTTCCATCCTGCAAAAGGCGGCCAAGATTTTGCCGCTCTACTATGTGGTCGACCTGCTTCGCCGAACATGGAATGAGTCATCCATCTGGGATTGCGGTCGTGATGTAACCGTATTGATCGGGATCGCTGCGGCATCCATCGTCTTGTCAATCCGATTCTTCCGATGGGGGGATTGA
- a CDS encoding PadR family transcriptional regulator: MARSFQRSPLALAVLVLLYEKPMHPYRMQQLIKERGKDQVINVQRRASLYQTIKQLRREGLITVRETSREENRPERTIYELTEKGLQIARDWLRDMLSTSAQEFPEFPAAVSLLPLLTPADVLCQLEKREAAVTDKLARIDSELRQEGGVLPRLFLLEMEYLRAMLEAELQWVRSLIDDLRSKRITWSEEWLRQFIASDTEMDTGE; encoded by the coding sequence ATGGCACGATCATTTCAACGCTCACCTTTAGCTCTAGCTGTACTTGTGCTCCTATATGAGAAACCCATGCATCCCTACCGGATGCAGCAACTGATCAAGGAACGCGGGAAGGATCAGGTCATCAACGTTCAGCGGCGGGCGAGCCTCTATCAGACCATCAAACAACTACGGCGGGAAGGGCTGATTACTGTTCGGGAGACCTCGCGTGAGGAAAACCGCCCTGAGCGGACGATTTATGAACTGACCGAGAAAGGGCTACAAATCGCTCGGGATTGGTTGCGGGATATGCTTTCAACATCTGCTCAGGAGTTCCCAGAATTTCCGGCAGCGGTCTCCCTATTACCTTTGCTTACCCCCGCTGATGTGTTATGCCAACTGGAGAAACGGGAGGCTGCAGTTACTGACAAGTTGGCTCGTATCGATTCCGAGCTTCGCCAAGAGGGAGGTGTATTACCCAGACTCTTTCTGCTTGAGATGGAATATTTACGCGCGATGCTCGAAGCTGAGCTCCAGTGGGTCCGCTCACTCATCGACGATTTGCGTTCCAAACGGATTACTTGGAGCGAAGAGTGGCTCCGCCAGTTCATAGCCTCTGATACAGAGATGGACACAGGGGAATAA
- a CDS encoding class I SAM-dependent methyltransferase codes for MSKKAQKGYKGIGMDGPIATWYAKSTQNNIEDYKKDAEKVAACVPEEAAVLELAPGPGYLSIELAKLGNYKITGLDISKKFVEIAREKAKEAGVEIDFRQGDASRMPFDDQTFDFIICRAAFKNFSQPVAALDEMNRVLKDGGKAVIIDLRGDVSPEAVDKHIEEELGLTGFQYLLTKWIFRLSLIKRAYTKEEFRQLVSKSKFQTCKIQEDTIGLEVWLEK; via the coding sequence ATGTCCAAAAAAGCCCAAAAGGGTTATAAGGGCATCGGAATGGACGGTCCCATTGCCACGTGGTATGCGAAAAGTACCCAGAACAACATTGAGGATTACAAAAAAGATGCGGAAAAGGTGGCTGCATGTGTCCCGGAAGAAGCAGCTGTTCTTGAGCTTGCCCCTGGCCCGGGATACTTGTCGATCGAACTTGCAAAGCTCGGCAATTACAAAATAACCGGTTTGGACATCAGTAAAAAATTTGTTGAAATTGCGCGCGAGAAAGCCAAAGAAGCGGGTGTGGAAATTGACTTTCGTCAAGGGGATGCTTCCCGGATGCCCTTTGATGATCAAACATTTGATTTTATCATCTGTCGAGCGGCCTTTAAAAACTTTTCACAGCCCGTCGCTGCCCTTGACGAGATGAATCGGGTGTTGAAGGACGGCGGAAAAGCCGTGATCATCGATTTGCGGGGAGATGTTTCCCCGGAAGCAGTGGATAAACATATTGAAGAGGAGTTGGGTTTAACCGGATTTCAATACCTCCTGACAAAATGGATATTTCGATTGTCACTCATCAAACGGGCTTATACGAAAGAGGAGTTTAGGCAGTTGGTATCAAAGAGCAAATTTCAGACATGCAAGATTCAAGAGGATACGATCGGTTTGGAGGTTTGGCTTGAAAAGTGA
- a CDS encoding methyltransferase family protein: MIAFAYLPVVLYVGLEWLRKPPVKEIRQYCLSTYILGLALFLLAVAPTVIYVMDPKPTIGNPWFILGIVIGLSGVWIRASAMHTLGRLFSRFIGIQQGHHLVQSGWYRYIRHPGYLGTMLVFLGFAVSTLSITAVVVNLMVYLAAYSYRMSVEERMMEDQFGEAYRRYRKSSWRLIPLVF, translated from the coding sequence TTGATCGCGTTTGCTTATTTGCCGGTCGTACTGTATGTGGGGTTGGAATGGTTACGGAAACCGCCAGTGAAGGAAATACGCCAATATTGTCTATCCACTTACATTCTGGGTTTGGCGCTTTTTTTGTTGGCGGTTGCACCCACTGTGATCTACGTGATGGATCCAAAGCCGACAATAGGAAATCCATGGTTTATTCTCGGCATCGTGATCGGTTTGTCGGGTGTCTGGATCAGAGCTTCCGCCATGCACACCTTGGGTAGATTGTTCAGTCGCTTCATCGGGATTCAACAGGGACATCACTTGGTACAATCTGGATGGTACCGATACATTCGCCACCCAGGCTATTTGGGGACGATGTTGGTTTTTTTGGGATTTGCCGTATCCACATTGTCAATCACGGCGGTAGTAGTCAATCTGATGGTGTACTTGGCGGCGTATTCCTACCGTATGAGCGTGGAGGAACGGATGATGGAGGACCAATTTGGGGAGGCGTACCGACGGTATCGGAAATCTTCCTGGCGATTGATTCCGCTAGTGTTTTGA